A DNA window from Streptomyces parvus contains the following coding sequences:
- a CDS encoding Ig-like domain-containing protein, with the protein MSSARPRIRRSAQAGRRARLALTGPAALLAAALTACSGGASGSAEVGGDGRAPATSITVNLRGEAAAPGEPVKVTLKHGKLKAVSVKAGEGGPLAGKISADGRTWTSDRFAAPGTAYTVEATDTDGGSDRAAFATAEAEKVNKLLLAPGRNTTVGIAQPLSVVFDHPVKDKAAVEKALKVSTSNGTEGSWGWLQDYSGKDRADWRPEEYWKPGTKVTLDAQLNGVDTGADGGWFVRDYATTFTIGAAQVVKVDLDGHRLALHRDGKQVLDLPMSAGTPGGEKASWRGTAVLMSKEGTINMRSETVGLGDAYDKMVDYSMRLTWSGMYAHAAPWNAGYFGQANRSSGCLGMSDADASALYGQVRVGDPFEITGAESKGTVAEGNGYGAWNVSWTDWQAKSALT; encoded by the coding sequence GTGAGTTCCGCACGCCCGCGCATCCGTCGTTCCGCCCAGGCCGGCCGGAGGGCCAGGCTCGCCCTGACCGGGCCCGCGGCGCTGCTGGCCGCCGCGCTCACCGCGTGCTCGGGCGGCGCTTCGGGCTCCGCCGAGGTGGGCGGGGACGGCAGGGCCCCCGCCACCAGCATCACCGTGAACCTCCGGGGCGAGGCCGCGGCGCCCGGTGAGCCGGTGAAGGTGACGCTGAAGCACGGCAAGCTGAAGGCCGTGTCGGTGAAGGCGGGCGAGGGCGGCCCGCTGGCCGGGAAGATATCGGCCGACGGCCGGACCTGGACGTCCGACCGCTTCGCCGCGCCGGGCACCGCGTACACGGTCGAGGCGACGGACACGGACGGCGGCAGCGACCGGGCGGCGTTCGCCACCGCCGAGGCCGAGAAGGTGAACAAACTGCTCCTCGCGCCGGGCAGGAACACGACCGTGGGCATCGCGCAGCCGCTGTCCGTCGTCTTCGACCACCCGGTGAAGGACAAGGCGGCCGTGGAGAAGGCCCTGAAGGTCTCCACCTCCAACGGCACCGAGGGTTCCTGGGGCTGGCTGCAGGACTACTCGGGCAAGGACCGTGCGGACTGGCGGCCCGAGGAGTACTGGAAGCCCGGCACGAAGGTCACCCTGGACGCACAGCTGAACGGCGTCGACACGGGGGCGGACGGCGGCTGGTTCGTCCGCGACTACGCGACGACGTTCACGATCGGCGCGGCGCAGGTGGTCAAGGTCGACCTCGACGGACACCGGCTCGCCCTTCACCGGGACGGAAAGCAGGTGCTGGACCTGCCGATGTCGGCGGGTACCCCGGGCGGCGAGAAGGCTTCCTGGCGGGGCACGGCGGTCCTGATGTCGAAGGAGGGCACCATCAACATGCGCTCCGAGACGGTGGGCCTGGGCGATGCCTACGACAAGATGGTCGACTACTCGATGCGGCTGACCTGGTCGGGGATGTACGCCCACGCGGCACCGTGGAACGCGGGCTATTTCGGCCAGGCCAACCGGAGCTCCGGCTGCCTCGGGATGAGCGACGCCGACGCCTCCGCGCTGTACGGGCAGGTACGCGTGGGCGACCCGTTCGAGATCACCGGCGCGGAGTCCAAGGGCACGGTCGCCGAGGGCAACGGCTACGGCGCGTGGAACGTCTCGTGGACGGACTGGCAGGCCAAGAGCGCCCTGACGTGA
- the ggt gene encoding gamma-glutamyltransferase, with translation MRRSVGRNTSLLAVLAVVASVQAAAPATSAPTATPRPAPPKSPVAVGHGGAVASVDPDASAAGIEVLRKGGNAVDAAVATAAALGVTEPYSAGIGGGGYFVHYDAKTRQVRTIDGRETAPRSADASLFLENGKPIPFEEGVTSGLGVGTPGTPATWERALDAWGSKSLRTLLKPAERLARDGFVVDGTFRSQTASNQARFADFPASAKLFLPGGELPVVGSVFKNPDLARTYEKLGREGVGALYRGALADDIVRTVRKPPVDPAATRVVRPGDLTRKDLASYRTLRQDPTKVNYRGLDVYGMAPSSSGGTSVGEALNILESTDLSRADRTQYLHRLIEASRIAFADRGRWVGDPAFEDVPTKELLSQRFADARECLIRDDKALTSPLAPGDPRNPERCGSGGTAAPTTYEGENTTHLTTADKWGNVVAYTLTIESTGGSAITVPGRGFLLNNELTDFSFAPASPAVHDPNLPGPGKRPRSSISPTIVLKHGKPVLALGSPGGATIITTVLQSLTGHLDRGLPLVDAIAAPRASQRNAPTTEIEPDLWNSPVRAELEKLGHAFRQNPEIGAATGVQRLPDGRWLAAAEKVRRGGGSAMVVHPGRGH, from the coding sequence ATGCGCCGTTCCGTCGGTCGGAACACGTCCCTGTTGGCCGTACTGGCCGTGGTCGCCTCGGTCCAGGCCGCCGCCCCGGCGACCTCGGCGCCGACCGCCACGCCGCGCCCCGCGCCGCCCAAGTCCCCGGTGGCGGTGGGGCATGGGGGAGCGGTGGCGAGCGTCGATCCGGATGCGTCGGCCGCCGGGATCGAGGTGCTGCGCAAGGGCGGCAACGCGGTGGACGCGGCCGTGGCCACCGCGGCGGCGCTCGGTGTGACCGAGCCCTATTCGGCGGGTATCGGCGGCGGTGGCTACTTCGTCCACTACGACGCGAAGACGCGCCAGGTGCGGACCATCGACGGCCGCGAGACCGCCCCGCGCAGCGCGGACGCCTCCCTGTTCCTGGAGAACGGCAAGCCGATCCCGTTCGAGGAGGGGGTGACCAGCGGTCTCGGCGTCGGCACGCCCGGCACCCCGGCCACCTGGGAGCGGGCGCTGGACGCGTGGGGCAGCAAGTCCCTGCGCACGCTGCTGAAACCGGCCGAACGCCTGGCCCGGGACGGCTTCGTCGTCGACGGCACCTTCCGCTCGCAGACGGCCTCCAACCAGGCCCGGTTCGCCGACTTCCCGGCCTCCGCGAAGCTCTTCCTGCCGGGCGGTGAACTCCCCGTCGTCGGATCGGTGTTCAAGAACCCCGATCTGGCGCGTACGTACGAGAAGCTCGGCCGCGAGGGCGTCGGCGCGCTGTACCGGGGCGCGTTGGCCGACGACATCGTCCGTACGGTGCGCAAGCCGCCCGTCGACCCTGCCGCCACCCGGGTCGTCCGCCCCGGCGATCTGACCCGCAAGGACCTCGCCTCCTACCGGACCCTCCGCCAGGACCCGACCAAGGTGAACTACCGGGGCCTGGACGTCTACGGCATGGCCCCCTCCTCGTCCGGGGGCACCAGCGTCGGCGAGGCCCTCAACATCCTGGAGTCCACGGACCTCTCCCGGGCAGATCGGACCCAGTACCTCCACCGGCTCATCGAGGCGAGCCGGATCGCGTTCGCCGACCGGGGCCGCTGGGTCGGCGATCCCGCCTTCGAGGACGTGCCGACGAAGGAGCTGCTGAGCCAGCGGTTCGCGGACGCGCGGGAGTGCCTGATCCGCGACGACAAGGCGCTGACCAGTCCGCTGGCGCCGGGCGACCCGCGAAACCCGGAACGGTGCGGCAGCGGCGGCACGGCCGCGCCGACGACGTACGAGGGTGAGAACACCACCCATCTGACGACGGCCGACAAGTGGGGCAACGTCGTCGCCTACACCCTGACGATCGAGTCCACCGGCGGCAGCGCCATCACCGTGCCCGGGCGCGGCTTCCTGCTCAACAACGAGCTGACCGACTTCTCCTTCGCGCCGGCCAGTCCGGCGGTCCACGACCCGAACCTGCCGGGACCGGGCAAGCGGCCGCGCTCCTCGATCTCCCCCACCATCGTGCTGAAGCACGGCAAGCCGGTGCTGGCCCTCGGCTCGCCGGGCGGGGCCACGATCATCACGACCGTCCTCCAGTCGCTCACCGGACACCTGGACCGGGGGCTCCCGCTGGTCGACGCGATCGCCGCGCCGCGCGCCAGCCAGCGCAACGCGCCGACCACCGAGATCGAGCCGGACCTGTGGAACAGCCCGGTCCGCGCGGAGCTGGAGAAGCTCGGTCACGCCTTCAGGCAGAACCCGGAGATCGGCGCCGCCACCGGGGTGCAGCGGCTGCCCGACGGCCGCTGGCTGGCGGCGGCGGAAAAGGTGCGGCGGGGCGGTGGCTCGGCCATGGTGGTGCATCCGGGCCGCGGGCACTGA